GCATGATTGTCAAACCGTCGCCACACGCCTCGACATCCGCTTCATAGACCGGAGTCAGGCCAATATACTTGGAGCCGATTATCCCGGGGATCTTCGCCAGTTCTCGGTACACCGCCGTCGAGATCTTTCCCTTGAACACCTCCGGGTTGTCATAGATAACAATCGGCGCATCAGGCAGTGCCTCAGCGACATCGGTATAGAAACCGACAATTGTCGCGTCGTCGCATTCACACCACATCGGCCGGCCCAGAAAAAGCCCGCTCACGCCGCGTGCCAACAGCGCACGACCGCGTCGTATCGTCTCACGAGTGCCCAAGGCGGTAGCTCCGGCGAACACGGGGACGGCCCCGCCGACTTCGTCGACGACCCGCGCAACGAACCCCTCCAACTCGTCGAAAGACAACGTTGCGGCCTCGCCGAATGTCCCGTTCGTCATAATCCCGTCCGCACCGCCATCGACGACGGCGCGCACGAGGCGCGTTGTCGCTTCGTAGTCGACGGTGTCATCGCTGGTCAATAGCGACGCGTTCTTAATAGCTGGGGTGGGCAAGATATTGAACACGCCTTTGAGATCTTGGGCCCTTAGCTGCGGTGACACGAGGTAGCTCCTTTACTTGTCGGTGGATAGTTAAACGGATCACAGACTAACCAGTGCACCCACCATGGTCAGCCATGAAGAACAGGCGTTACGCGCATCCTTGGCACATTGGAAACGGGTTATTTAATTGACGACGCGGTCGAATACCGTCGCGGGGGTCTGCGCCACCACGGGTGTGTCAGAGCCACCCGACAGCAAAGACGGGTCGGCCACGTATATCGACTCATACTCCCACAACTTCGGCTATCGACCCTTTCATGTTAATCAGACCTATCTGCAACCGGTTTAAAGCCGACAGCACTCACAGGAGGATACTGATAGTGCCGGCGGGCCTGAGGTTCGTCATATCCATCACTGCGCGTTTGTAGCAGATCCGAAAATTACCATCCACGCGGCGGAGCCGATAATCGTATCGGCCAACGTAATGGTCGTCACTTCCATTTCGAAAACGCCATACTGTGAAATACGCGCTCACCGCGATCTCGCCACCCGATTGATCGAGAATGCACACGTTGCTGACTTGGTGTCGGGTTGTCGCATGAGGATATTCCCGGTGCGCTTTACGGCTCTTGAGGCGCTCGACACGCCCGAGCAGCATAAATTTGTCGTCGCTGATAAGGACCAGATCACCGTCGGCTTGAGGGTCAGGAAGATCGTTAGCCGGAACGATGTACCGCGCATCCTCGGTAA
Above is a window of bacterium DNA encoding:
- a CDS encoding aromatic-ring-hydroxylating dioxygenase subunit beta, with product MTAAETATVQRCEVEDFLYGEASLLDAWRLDEWAELFTEDARYIVPANDLPDPQADGDLVLISDDKFMLLGRVERLKSRKAHREYPHATTRHQVSNVCILDQSGGEIAVSAYFTVWRFRNGSDDHYVGRYDYRLRRVDGNFRICYKRAVMDMTNLRPAGTISILL
- a CDS encoding dihydrodipicolinate synthetase produces the protein MSPQLRAQDLKGVFNILPTPAIKNASLLTSDDTVDYEATTRLVRAVVDGGADGIMTNGTFGEAATLSFDELEGFVARVVDEVGGAVPVFAGATALGTRETIRRGRALLARGVSGLFLGRPMWCECDDATIVGFYTDVAEALPDAPIVIYDNPEVFKGKISTAVYRELAKIPGIIGSKYIGLTPVYEADVEACGDGLTIM